The following are encoded together in the Xanthomonas vesicatoria ATCC 35937 genome:
- a CDS encoding CheR family methyltransferase, producing the protein MTQDDAAYDDHTPDANHAPLFILGVGAGGLDATRLAEVLDAVAGSPDLAVMLLLRDQQLLDKARLRELLGPQARLLLVPEDGDRLQPGRFYLPPNDTVVTLEEGTLRLRPLNGESDHGLIDSFFVSMAHDQDGNVIGLIVGRTDGDGTLGTAAIKECGGLALAVDDPSLHELDLRSASNPAAITDDILPLARVAARIAAHMQRHHSLGHAVPAGVRNGSENDQLSQVASILRNTTGHDFHGYKRATFLRRVQRRMQVVQVEALEQYLDVLRSHFDEPLLLFNDLLIGVTQFFRDHREFEFLEQQVIPRLFQGKHVGDHLRVWVLGCSTGEEAYSLAMLLREHAETLDAPPRIQIFASDIDGRALATARVGRYSSSIVGEVAPERLRRWFVKEGDTYVVRKELRELCVFSQHSIVKDPPFSRLDLVSCRNLLIYLDAELQNRVIPIFHFALKPGGYLFLGNAENVSRHAKLFVPVERSFRVFQKIDADSRVHATFPTLPRAPTDRVLAPPQRQRASSSALVRAGERIADHYAPAYAVLDEHFDVLHFSAQAGRFIRPGGGAPSLNLLNLIHRDLRLDLRSALSRAEAEKMPVQIKGIQVHEDSAAWAVDLFVEPTSDSEVPRGYVVLFQEVEVRDPLELAGPRDAAADRGHVQVLENELRITRERLQSMIEELESTNEELKSSNEEYQSLNEELQSANEELETSKEELQSVNEEVTTVNGELAHRVQELAHANSDLKNLLESTQIATLFLDNELRVTNFTPAITDILPLVESDIHRPISHIKLHVAYDELQDDVRRVIRTLAVHDREVENPATHARYMVRVLPYRTVDNFIGGAVLTFTDVTPLTRAERALRSSEQRLRTLMEGIPQLVWRSHDGGNWTWSSPQWSSYTGLSDADSLQLGWLQAVHPDERELTMTAWCDSARTGGLDVEHRLFNASERGYRWFHTRSTAVRDERGQVLEWLGTSTESDNLRRLQEQQRVLVTELQHRTRNLITVVQSVAKQTMQSSQSMPEFAGKFEDRLSALSRVQGLLSQSDNEPTTIGALLRMELAALGAEPDHHRIVVEGPDVALRKSTVQTLALALHELATNALKYGALAVDTGTLAIRWNVVNGGDASAHLVLQWVEEGANQQLRNDRDQAGGFGRRLIEKALPYSHGAHTRYELSDTRLECEIRLPLNPLHG; encoded by the coding sequence ATGACTCAAGACGACGCCGCTTACGACGACCACACGCCCGACGCCAACCACGCGCCGCTGTTCATTCTGGGGGTAGGTGCGGGTGGCCTGGATGCCACCCGGCTGGCCGAAGTACTGGATGCGGTCGCAGGTTCGCCGGATCTGGCAGTCATGCTGCTGCTGCGCGATCAGCAATTGCTGGACAAGGCACGCTTGCGCGAACTGCTGGGCCCGCAGGCACGCTTGTTGCTGGTGCCGGAAGACGGTGACCGCCTGCAGCCCGGACGGTTTTATCTGCCCCCCAACGACACCGTGGTGACCTTGGAAGAGGGCACCCTGCGCTTGCGGCCACTCAATGGCGAAAGCGATCACGGCTTGATCGACAGCTTCTTCGTTTCGATGGCGCATGACCAGGACGGCAATGTGATTGGCCTGATTGTGGGCCGCACCGATGGCGATGGCACCCTGGGCACCGCGGCGATCAAGGAATGCGGTGGCCTGGCCCTGGCAGTGGACGATCCGTCGCTGCATGAGCTGGATCTGCGCAGCGCCAGCAACCCAGCGGCCATTACCGACGACATCCTGCCGTTGGCGCGAGTGGCCGCACGCATCGCTGCGCACATGCAACGGCACCACAGCTTGGGCCATGCCGTTCCGGCAGGTGTGCGCAATGGCAGCGAGAACGATCAGCTCAGCCAGGTTGCCAGCATCCTGCGCAACACCACCGGTCACGACTTTCATGGGTACAAGCGCGCTACCTTCCTGCGCCGGGTGCAGCGGCGCATGCAGGTGGTGCAGGTCGAGGCGCTCGAACAATATCTGGACGTCCTGCGCAGTCACTTTGATGAGCCCTTGCTGCTGTTCAACGACCTGTTGATCGGCGTGACGCAGTTCTTCCGCGACCATCGCGAGTTCGAGTTCCTGGAGCAGCAGGTCATCCCGCGCCTGTTTCAGGGCAAGCATGTGGGCGATCATCTGCGCGTGTGGGTACTGGGTTGCTCCACGGGTGAAGAGGCCTATTCGTTGGCGATGCTGCTGCGCGAGCATGCCGAGACGTTGGATGCACCGCCGCGCATCCAGATCTTTGCCAGCGATATCGACGGGCGCGCGCTGGCGACGGCGCGGGTGGGGCGGTATTCGTCCAGCATCGTTGGCGAAGTGGCCCCAGAGCGCCTGCGCCGCTGGTTCGTCAAGGAAGGCGACACCTATGTGGTGCGCAAGGAACTGCGTGAGCTATGCGTGTTCTCGCAGCACAGTATCGTCAAGGATCCGCCGTTCTCGCGCCTGGATCTGGTGTCGTGCCGCAACCTGCTCATCTATCTGGATGCAGAGCTGCAAAATCGGGTGATCCCGATCTTCCATTTTGCGCTCAAGCCCGGCGGTTACCTGTTCCTGGGCAATGCGGAAAACGTCTCGCGGCATGCCAAGTTGTTCGTACCGGTGGAGCGCAGCTTCCGTGTATTTCAGAAGATCGATGCCGACAGCCGCGTGCATGCCACCTTTCCCACCCTGCCGCGGGCGCCAACCGACCGGGTGCTGGCACCGCCGCAACGACAGCGCGCCTCCAGCAGTGCGCTGGTGCGCGCGGGCGAGCGGATCGCCGACCACTACGCACCGGCCTACGCCGTCCTGGACGAACATTTCGATGTTCTGCATTTTTCTGCACAGGCGGGGCGTTTCATCCGTCCGGGTGGCGGTGCGCCCAGCCTCAATCTGCTCAATCTGATTCACCGCGACCTGCGCCTGGATCTGCGCAGTGCCCTCAGCCGTGCCGAAGCGGAAAAGATGCCCGTGCAGATCAAGGGCATCCAGGTGCACGAAGACAGCGCTGCGTGGGCGGTGGACCTGTTCGTGGAACCGACCTCCGATTCGGAGGTTCCGCGTGGCTATGTCGTGCTGTTTCAAGAAGTGGAGGTGCGCGATCCACTGGAGCTTGCCGGCCCGCGGGATGCGGCCGCCGACAGAGGTCATGTGCAGGTGCTGGAAAACGAACTGCGCATCACCCGTGAGCGGTTGCAGTCGATGATCGAAGAGTTGGAAAGCACCAACGAAGAGCTCAAATCGTCCAACGAGGAATATCAATCCCTCAACGAGGAACTACAGAGCGCCAACGAAGAACTGGAGACCTCCAAGGAGGAGCTGCAGTCGGTCAATGAGGAGGTCACCACCGTCAATGGCGAGCTGGCGCATCGGGTGCAGGAATTGGCCCACGCCAATAGCGACCTGAAGAATCTGCTGGAAAGCACCCAGATCGCGACCTTGTTTCTGGATAACGAACTGCGCGTCACCAACTTCACCCCAGCCATTACCGACATCCTGCCGTTGGTGGAAAGCGATATCCATCGCCCGATCAGCCACATCAAGTTGCACGTGGCTTATGACGAGCTGCAGGACGATGTGCGCCGGGTGATCCGCACTCTGGCCGTGCACGACCGCGAGGTGGAAAACCCGGCCACGCATGCGCGCTACATGGTGCGCGTGCTGCCGTATCGCACCGTGGACAACTTCATCGGCGGCGCGGTGCTGACCTTCACGGACGTCACGCCGTTGACCCGTGCCGAGCGCGCCCTGCGCAGCAGCGAGCAACGCCTACGTACCTTGATGGAAGGCATCCCGCAACTGGTGTGGCGTTCGCACGATGGCGGCAACTGGACCTGGTCCAGTCCGCAATGGTCGAGCTATACCGGCTTGAGCGATGCCGACAGCCTGCAGCTGGGCTGGCTGCAAGCGGTCCATCCGGACGAACGCGAGCTGACCATGACTGCCTGGTGCGACAGCGCACGCACCGGCGGGCTGGATGTGGAGCACCGCCTGTTCAACGCATCCGAGCGTGGTTACCGCTGGTTCCACACCCGCAGCACTGCGGTACGCGACGAGCGCGGCCAGGTGCTGGAGTGGCTGGGCACCTCCACCGAGTCGGACAATTTGCGCCGCTTGCAGGAGCAGCAGCGCGTATTGGTGACCGAACTGCAGCACCGCACACGCAATCTGATCACCGTGGTGCAATCGGTGGCCAAGCAGACCATGCAGAGCAGCCAAAGCATGCCCGAGTTCGCCGGCAAGTTTGAAGATCGCCTGTCGGCGTTGTCGCGCGTGCAAGGCCTGTTGTCGCAATCGGATAACGAGCCGACCACCATCGGCGCACTGTTGCGCATGGAGCTGGCCGCGCTCGGTGCCGAACCGGATCATCACCGCATCGTGGTGGAGGGGCCCGACGTGGCCTTGCGCAAGTCGACAGTGCAGACCTTGGCTTTGGCACTGCACGAATTGGCCACCAACGCGCTCAAGTACGGCGCATTGGCCGTGGATACGGGCACGTTGGCGATTCGCTGGAACGTGGTCAATGGTGGCGACGCGTCCGCGCACCTGGTGTTGCAATGGGTCGAAGAGGGCGCAAACCAGCAGCTACGCAATGACCGCGATCAGGCCGGCGGTTTCGGCCGACGCCTTATCGAAAAGGCGTTGCCCTATAGCCATGGCGCGCATACCCGCTATGAACTAAGCGACACGCGTCTGGAATGCGAGATCCGGCTGCCGCTCAACCCGCTGCATGGGTGA
- a CDS encoding ferritin-like domain-containing protein, which yields MAIKTVEELFIHELSDIYSAEKQLTKSLPRLARAATEPKLKAAFETHLEETQGQIERLDQVVEVLGIKLKRIKCAAMEGLVEESREVIEEIEAGPVRDAALIGGAQKVEHYEIASYGTIAAMAKQLGYADALPLLLATLEEEKATDEKLTLLAEQGGNQKAAKTSKAA from the coding sequence ATGGCGATCAAGACTGTCGAAGAACTTTTCATCCACGAGCTGTCGGACATCTACAGCGCTGAAAAGCAGCTGACCAAGTCGCTGCCACGTTTGGCACGTGCTGCCACCGAGCCGAAGTTGAAGGCCGCATTCGAGACCCATCTGGAAGAAACCCAGGGCCAGATCGAGCGTCTGGACCAGGTGGTCGAGGTGCTGGGAATCAAGCTCAAGCGCATCAAGTGCGCGGCGATGGAAGGCTTGGTGGAAGAAAGCCGTGAAGTGATCGAAGAAATCGAAGCCGGCCCGGTGCGCGATGCTGCACTGATTGGCGGCGCGCAGAAGGTGGAACACTACGAAATCGCCTCCTACGGCACCATCGCAGCGATGGCCAAGCAGCTCGGCTATGCAGACGCTTTGCCGCTGTTGCTGGCCACGCTGGAAGAAGAAAAGGCCACCGACGAAAAGCTGACCCTGCTCGCCGAACAGGGCGGTAACCAGAAAGCTGCCAAGACCAGCAAGGCGGCCTGA
- a CDS encoding sensor histidine kinase: MSASVFLIVRIVFAWAAALLVAGIMWAQLFGSAGSFFGLVCMVLLTLALMSSITHVRRVRLIAGRLDHDTLSTRQRRQIEVPLDVQASFAVVEEAVRALPRVQDVECAPGSLLIRAKIRRIDPYAGRKPSRWNLFARFAITHNQVLVTIAPGQGTSSVTVLCEPDAGAWVDLFAVDEGSNFENAEAINRAVVRRVGEQRRDEQAAAEQSVMEKELAVARLNLLHAQVEPHFLYNTLASAQILARTDPPRADIMIGHLIQYLRRSLPSADDATSTLGEELERTQAYLEILRIRMGARLALQVEVPYELRGLQLPSMMLQTLVENAIKHGLEPKPGGGTVWILARRLDDRQATLTVADDGQGFNTHSHGTGIGLKNLRERLQLIYAGAASFAIVSNFPTGVAATLTLPLPVQPAAPRPPPLPEAATVVQVQA; encoded by the coding sequence GTGTCTGCCAGCGTCTTTCTGATCGTGCGTATCGTGTTTGCCTGGGCTGCCGCGCTGCTGGTGGCGGGGATCATGTGGGCGCAGCTGTTCGGCTCTGCCGGTTCGTTCTTCGGCCTGGTGTGCATGGTGCTGCTGACGCTGGCGTTGATGAGTTCGATCACCCATGTGCGGCGCGTCCGCCTGATCGCCGGGCGGCTTGACCACGACACCTTGTCCACGCGCCAGCGCCGCCAGATCGAAGTGCCACTGGATGTGCAGGCCAGCTTTGCGGTGGTGGAAGAGGCCGTACGCGCGCTGCCACGCGTGCAGGATGTCGAATGCGCGCCCGGCAGCCTGCTGATCCGCGCCAAGATCCGCCGCATCGATCCGTATGCAGGCCGCAAACCCTCGCGCTGGAACCTGTTTGCGCGCTTTGCCATCACCCACAACCAGGTGCTGGTGACGATTGCGCCGGGGCAGGGCACCAGCAGCGTCACCGTGTTGTGCGAGCCCGATGCCGGCGCCTGGGTGGACCTGTTTGCGGTGGACGAAGGCAGCAATTTCGAGAACGCCGAGGCGATCAATCGCGCGGTGGTGCGCCGGGTCGGCGAGCAACGTCGCGACGAGCAGGCTGCCGCCGAGCAATCGGTGATGGAGAAGGAACTGGCCGTGGCGCGCTTGAACCTGCTGCATGCGCAGGTCGAGCCGCACTTTCTGTACAACACGCTGGCCAGCGCCCAGATACTGGCGCGTACCGATCCGCCGCGCGCCGACATCATGATCGGCCATCTGATCCAGTACCTGCGCCGCTCGCTGCCCAGCGCGGACGATGCGACCTCCACGTTGGGCGAAGAGCTCGAACGTACCCAGGCCTATCTGGAAATCCTGCGCATCCGCATGGGCGCGCGCCTGGCGCTGCAGGTGGAAGTGCCGTATGAGCTACGCGGCCTGCAGCTGCCGTCGATGATGTTGCAGACGCTGGTGGAAAACGCCATCAAGCATGGGCTGGAACCCAAGCCCGGCGGTGGCACCGTGTGGATCCTGGCGCGCCGCCTGGACGACCGCCAGGCCACGCTGACCGTGGCCGACGACGGCCAGGGCTTCAACACCCACAGCCACGGCACCGGCATCGGCCTGAAGAATCTGCGCGAGCGGCTGCAGCTGATTTATGCCGGCGCCGCCAGTTTCGCCATCGTGTCCAATTTCCCCACCGGGGTGGCGGCTACGCTCACGCTGCCGTTGCCGGTTCAGCCGGCCGCGCCGCGCCCGCCGCCGCTGCCTGAGGCCGCCACGGTCGTGCAGGTGCAGGCATGA
- a CDS encoding oxygenase MpaB family protein, with protein MSAVLRTLTAPAAEQIRRWVLGAFPRGQSTIEYDQPLGDPGIFGPDSVTWRVHSEFPGMLSGGLCALMLQLLHPRALAGVYDHSNFRADLVGRLRRTTNFVAGTTYAPQAEAEQLIARVRRIHAHIRGHTADGVPYEANDPALLTWVHVTEAYGFLQGCRRYCRAVPGAIADRYYDEARRVAEALGATDVPASEAEVDAYFASVRGELRMDARSREVLDILTSIQLPVPAAGLSRGVFLGAGTALLPGWASDMLGRTTTQRAQAHASARLLRSLSPLFRTALRDGLSARACRRMQLEPATLLQWPE; from the coding sequence ATGTCTGCCGTCCTGCGTACCCTCACAGCCCCTGCCGCCGAACAGATCCGCCGCTGGGTGCTGGGCGCGTTTCCGCGTGGCCAGAGCACCATCGAATACGATCAGCCGCTGGGCGACCCGGGCATCTTCGGGCCCGACAGCGTCACCTGGCGCGTGCATTCCGAATTTCCCGGCATGCTGTCCGGCGGGCTGTGCGCGTTGATGCTGCAGCTGCTGCACCCGCGCGCGCTGGCCGGGGTCTACGATCATTCCAATTTCCGCGCCGACCTGGTCGGCCGGCTGCGGCGCACCACCAATTTCGTCGCCGGCACGACCTACGCACCCCAGGCCGAAGCCGAGCAGCTGATCGCGCGCGTGCGGCGCATTCACGCGCATATCCGCGGCCACACCGCCGACGGCGTGCCGTACGAAGCCAACGATCCGGCGCTGCTGACCTGGGTGCATGTCACCGAAGCCTACGGTTTTCTGCAGGGCTGCCGGCGCTATTGCCGCGCGGTGCCGGGCGCAATCGCCGACCGCTATTACGACGAAGCGCGGCGCGTGGCCGAAGCCCTGGGCGCGACCGACGTGCCCGCCAGCGAGGCCGAGGTGGACGCGTATTTTGCCTCGGTGCGTGGCGAGCTGCGTATGGACGCACGCTCGCGCGAGGTCCTGGACATCCTCACCAGCATCCAGCTGCCGGTGCCTGCGGCAGGCCTGTCGCGCGGCGTGTTCCTCGGCGCCGGTACTGCGTTGTTGCCGGGCTGGGCCAGCGACATGCTTGGACGCACCACCACCCAACGCGCACAGGCCCATGCATCCGCCCGGCTGCTGCGCAGCTTGTCGCCGTTGTTCCGCACCGCGTTGCGCGACGGCTTATCGGCCCGTGCCTGCAGACGCATGCAATTGGAACCGGCGACGTTGCTGCAGTGGCCGGAGTAG
- a CDS encoding LytR/AlgR family response regulator transcription factor produces the protein MSALRAVVAEDEALLRQSLLALLAEVCPQLQVVGECEDGASALETIATQQPDVVFLDIRMPGLTGIEVARAMREVSPRAQVVFVTAYDQYAIDAFEHGAVDYLLKPINRERLQATWQRVQQRAAAGQPDSGLLDALLQRLAARPAAPGATPPLAWLTATSGRETRLIALDEVAYFQADQKYTTVMTAGGEALLRTPLRELLDVLDPQVFKQIHRSTIVNMKAVASVVRDDAGKGRLALRGRSETLTVSQPFMTLFRGM, from the coding sequence ATGAGCGCACTGCGTGCGGTGGTTGCCGAAGACGAGGCGCTGCTGCGGCAGTCCCTGCTCGCGCTGCTGGCCGAGGTGTGCCCACAGCTGCAGGTGGTGGGCGAATGCGAGGACGGCGCCAGCGCGCTGGAAACCATCGCCACCCAGCAACCGGATGTGGTGTTTCTGGATATCCGCATGCCCGGCCTCACCGGCATCGAGGTGGCACGCGCAATGCGCGAGGTCAGCCCGCGCGCGCAGGTGGTCTTCGTCACCGCCTACGACCAGTACGCCATCGATGCGTTCGAACATGGCGCGGTGGATTACCTGCTCAAGCCGATCAACCGCGAGCGCCTGCAGGCCACCTGGCAGCGCGTGCAGCAACGCGCCGCCGCCGGGCAGCCGGACAGCGGCCTGCTGGATGCGCTATTGCAGCGGCTGGCCGCACGCCCGGCAGCGCCCGGCGCCACGCCGCCACTGGCCTGGCTCACCGCCACCAGCGGCCGCGAGACGCGCCTGATCGCGCTGGATGAGGTGGCGTATTTCCAAGCCGATCAGAAATACACCACGGTGATGACCGCCGGCGGCGAAGCGCTGCTGCGCACGCCGCTGCGCGAGTTGCTCGACGTGCTCGACCCGCAGGTGTTCAAGCAGATCCACCGCTCCACCATCGTCAACATGAAAGCGGTGGCCTCGGTGGTGCGCGACGACGCCGGCAAGGGCCGGCTGGCGCTGCGCGGACGCAGCGAAACGCTCACCGTCAGCCAGCCGTTCATGACCTTGTTCCGCGGCATGTAA
- a CDS encoding manganese catalase family protein, whose amino-acid sequence MFMHNKRLMYTVRVAQPNPDLATLMLEQFGGPQGELAAAMRYFTQALGEDDPGRKDLLFDIATEELSHLEIIGSIIAMLNKGPKAVLSEGMEEAMDMRNMTQNSTSHTQQILYGGGPALVNSSGVPWTAAYVDSIGCPTADMRSNIAAEARAKLVYERLITVTDDLGIVDALRFLMTREVAHQKSFEKALYSIEPNFPPGKLPGDPRFTDKYYNTSQGEGDMVGPWNAGEQWEVVADRESQAAVDGGDGSATVALDKTQTAALDAMSERLLSNPELDRVTGADLGAGPGAGSTTGDIQR is encoded by the coding sequence ATGTTTATGCACAACAAGCGGTTGATGTACACCGTCCGCGTTGCCCAGCCCAATCCCGACCTGGCGACGCTGATGCTCGAACAGTTTGGCGGTCCGCAGGGCGAACTTGCCGCTGCAATGCGCTATTTCACCCAGGCGCTGGGTGAAGACGATCCGGGTCGCAAGGATCTGCTATTTGATATCGCTACTGAGGAACTCAGCCATTTGGAGATCATCGGGTCGATCATCGCCATGCTCAACAAGGGGCCGAAAGCCGTCTTGTCTGAAGGCATGGAAGAGGCCATGGACATGCGCAACATGACCCAGAACAGCACCAGCCACACGCAACAGATCCTGTATGGCGGTGGCCCGGCCCTGGTCAATTCAAGCGGCGTGCCGTGGACTGCGGCATATGTCGACAGTATCGGTTGCCCGACCGCTGACATGCGGTCGAATATTGCGGCAGAGGCACGTGCCAAGCTGGTCTATGAGCGCCTGATCACTGTGACTGACGACCTGGGCATTGTGGATGCGCTGCGTTTCTTGATGACCCGCGAAGTCGCGCATCAAAAGTCGTTCGAGAAGGCGCTGTACTCGATCGAGCCAAACTTCCCGCCGGGCAAGTTGCCGGGGGACCCGCGCTTTACCGACAAGTACTACAACACGTCGCAGGGCGAGGGCGACATGGTTGGCCCATGGAATGCTGGCGAGCAATGGGAAGTCGTGGCCGACCGCGAATCGCAGGCCGCGGTGGATGGCGGCGACGGCTCGGCGACGGTTGCCCTGGACAAGACACAGACCGCGGCACTGGATGCGATGTCGGAGCGATTGCTCTCCAACCCGGAACTGGATCGCGTGACCGGAGCAGATCTGGGTGCCGGTCCGGGCGCAGGGTCCACCACCGGCGACATCCAGCGCTGA
- a CDS encoding APC family permease has protein sequence MSEHSLRRDVGPFALMLTGLGSIIGSGWLFGAWRAAGLAGPGAIWAWILGAAIITTIALSYAELGAMFPESGGMVRYSHYSHGSLVGFIAGWANWIAIVSVIPVEAEASVQYMASWPWAWAQGLYVQAPGGAGELSVPGLLISAVLVLVYFFLNFWSVKLFARSNTLITVFKLVVPAATGVALIASGFHTENFSVGIHGDTHVIDLAAVLTAVATAGIVFSFNGFQSPVNLAGEARNPGRSIPFAVLGSIALATVVYVILQVAYIGAVPPDLLAKAGWHGIDFRSPFAELAIIVNLHWLAMLLYIDAFVSPSGTGITYTATTARMVYGMEKNGTMPAALGKLHPVWGVPRMAMFFNLAVSFVFLFFFRGWGTLAAVISVATIISYLTGPISAMALRRHAPELHRPLRIAALPVLAGVAFVMATELLYWARWPLTGEIILLMVVALPVYCYYQAKQGWPDLRRNLRGAAWMICYLPVIALLSWAGSSDFGGHGYLSYGTDLAVVAAVGVVFYIWGVRSGWRTPSVEQAVARA, from the coding sequence ATGTCCGAACATTCGTTGCGCCGCGACGTCGGCCCCTTTGCGCTCATGCTCACCGGGCTGGGCTCGATCATTGGTTCTGGCTGGCTGTTCGGCGCCTGGCGCGCGGCCGGGCTGGCCGGTCCGGGTGCGATCTGGGCCTGGATCCTGGGCGCGGCGATCATCACCACCATCGCACTGTCCTACGCCGAACTGGGCGCCATGTTCCCCGAATCCGGCGGCATGGTGCGTTATAGCCATTACTCGCACGGCTCGCTGGTGGGCTTCATCGCCGGCTGGGCGAACTGGATCGCCATCGTGTCGGTCATCCCGGTCGAAGCCGAGGCCTCTGTGCAGTACATGGCCTCCTGGCCATGGGCCTGGGCGCAAGGGCTCTACGTGCAAGCGCCCGGCGGAGCAGGCGAGCTGTCGGTGCCCGGCCTGTTGATCTCCGCGGTGCTGGTGCTGGTGTACTTCTTCCTGAATTTCTGGAGCGTCAAGCTGTTTGCGCGTTCCAACACCCTGATCACCGTGTTCAAGCTGGTGGTGCCGGCGGCGACCGGCGTGGCCTTGATCGCCAGCGGCTTTCATACCGAAAACTTCAGCGTCGGCATCCACGGCGATACCCATGTGATCGACCTGGCGGCGGTGCTCACCGCCGTGGCCACTGCCGGCATCGTCTTCAGCTTCAACGGCTTCCAGAGCCCGGTGAACCTGGCCGGCGAAGCGCGCAACCCGGGCCGCAGCATTCCGTTCGCGGTGCTCGGTTCGATCGCGTTGGCCACGGTGGTCTACGTGATCCTGCAGGTGGCCTACATCGGCGCGGTGCCACCGGATCTGCTGGCCAAGGCCGGCTGGCACGGCATCGATTTCCGCTCGCCGTTCGCCGAGCTGGCCATCATCGTCAACCTGCACTGGCTGGCGATGCTGCTGTACATCGATGCCTTCGTCAGCCCGAGCGGCACCGGTATCACCTACACCGCCACTACCGCGCGCATGGTCTACGGCATGGAAAAGAACGGCACCATGCCGGCCGCGCTGGGCAAGCTGCACCCGGTGTGGGGCGTGCCGCGCATGGCGATGTTCTTCAACCTGGCGGTGTCGTTCGTGTTCCTGTTCTTCTTCCGTGGCTGGGGCACGCTGGCGGCGGTGATCTCGGTCGCCACCATCATTTCCTACCTCACCGGCCCGATCAGCGCGATGGCGCTGCGTCGCCACGCACCGGAGCTGCATCGCCCGTTGCGCATCGCTGCCTTGCCGGTACTGGCCGGCGTCGCGTTTGTAATGGCCACCGAGCTGCTGTACTGGGCGCGCTGGCCGCTGACCGGCGAGATCATCCTGCTGATGGTCGTGGCGCTACCGGTGTACTGCTACTACCAGGCCAAGCAGGGCTGGCCGGACCTGCGCCGCAACCTCAGGGGCGCGGCCTGGATGATCTGCTACCTGCCAGTGATCGCGCTGCTGTCCTGGGCCGGCAGCAGCGATTTCGGCGGCCATGGCTACCTGAGCTACGGCACCGACCTCGCGGTGGTCGCGGCAGTTGGCGTGGTGTTCTACATCTGGGGCGTGCGCAGCGGCTGGCGTACCCCGTCGGTGGAACAGGCGGTGGCGCGGGCTTGA
- a CDS encoding NAD(P)/FAD-dependent oxidoreductase: MHRRHFLHSAGLALAAVSTGNWAATGKGVIAPSTPLPATGAAPMPFAAAPALVPIRAAVDRIIAIDGCTRPFRAQGPRIEAERIGRKTVVHNYGHGGSGWSLSWGAAEHALRLVRAADTNVRELAVIGCGAIGLTTAVAAQRAGLRVRIYARERLPDVRSFYATGVWSPDSRVCTSEHASTDFKTRWEEMARISFRRYQTLLGLPGEPIEWRDGYALSDVPFDQPVASAEAHEPDYPPLERTLLHDLGPRSQPVAAGSHPFPVPFVRRYSQLTFNISAYSRLLLQDFLQGGGELYTRSFDNPRQFADLREKIVINATGYGARALLGDDSVIPVRGQTARLIPQPEVTYGLVWRGHNLNVVPRRDGLLVQAQGSNDFNNADSSPDRAASEAAVRTLAQLFAAT; this comes from the coding sequence ATGCACCGCCGTCATTTTCTGCACAGCGCAGGCCTCGCGCTTGCGGCCGTCTCCACCGGCAATTGGGCTGCCACCGGCAAGGGCGTCATTGCGCCGTCCACCCCGTTGCCGGCAACCGGGGCGGCGCCAATGCCGTTCGCCGCCGCCCCCGCACTGGTGCCGATCCGCGCAGCGGTCGATCGCATCATCGCCATCGACGGCTGCACGCGGCCGTTCCGCGCACAGGGCCCGCGCATTGAGGCAGAACGCATCGGGCGCAAAACGGTGGTGCATAACTACGGGCACGGCGGCAGCGGCTGGTCGTTATCGTGGGGCGCGGCCGAGCACGCGTTGCGACTGGTGCGTGCGGCCGATACCAATGTGCGCGAGCTGGCAGTGATCGGCTGTGGTGCGATCGGGCTCACCACGGCGGTGGCCGCGCAACGCGCCGGCCTGCGCGTGCGCATCTATGCCCGCGAGCGGTTGCCGGACGTGCGCTCGTTCTATGCCACCGGCGTGTGGTCGCCGGACTCGCGGGTGTGCACCAGCGAGCACGCAAGCACCGATTTCAAGACGCGCTGGGAAGAGATGGCGCGAATCTCGTTTCGCCGTTATCAGACGCTACTCGGCCTGCCCGGCGAGCCGATCGAATGGCGCGATGGCTACGCGCTGTCGGATGTGCCGTTCGATCAACCGGTCGCCTCGGCCGAAGCGCACGAACCGGACTACCCGCCACTGGAGCGCACGCTGCTGCACGACCTTGGCCCGCGCTCGCAACCGGTCGCTGCCGGCAGCCATCCATTTCCGGTGCCCTTCGTCCGCCGCTACAGTCAACTGACCTTCAACATCAGCGCGTATTCGCGACTCTTGCTGCAGGATTTTCTGCAGGGCGGTGGCGAGCTTTACACGCGTAGTTTCGACAACCCACGTCAGTTCGCCGACCTGCGCGAAAAAATCGTGATCAACGCCACCGGCTACGGCGCGCGTGCGCTGCTGGGCGACGACAGCGTGATTCCGGTGCGGGGGCAGACAGCACGCCTGATCCCGCAGCCCGAGGTCACGTACGGGCTGGTCTGGCGCGGCCACAATCTCAATGTGGTACCGCGTCGCGATGGGCTGCTGGTGCAGGCGCAGGGTAGCAACGACTTCAACAATGCCGATTCCTCCCCCGACCGTGCAGCATCGGAAGCGGCCGTCCGCACGCTGGCGCAATTATTTGCAGCAACCTGA